The following DNA comes from Anopheles arabiensis isolate DONGOLA chromosome 3, AaraD3, whole genome shotgun sequence.
ttatagataaaaaaaaaacaatcacgaCCGATGGCTCACGTACCATCAGCCCACCACATTTGTTAGCTGTTGATTGCTTTACTTTacacttgcttgcttgcttgcttacttacttacttacttacttagaTCGTGTTTGGCCGTGAGGGAATTAGTGGTTGAAAACAAATGAAGGTAACAACCATTCACAGTCCACCTAAGCTTAGGTCGGCGGATTATTCCACCCAGCCAGCGTCTGTAGTCCTCTTCACGAGCCATTAGTTATTTTGTATTTCGTGCCGGCCGTGCTAATTGAATGCTTGGTAAAgattgcgtgtttttttgttttattttaatccccagatgaagctgctgctgctagtggtgGCGTCCTTGGTCGCCGTATGCCTTGCCGAGCCAAAGCCTGCCATCAATGAGGTCAAGTCAAATCAACCCCTGCAGAAGCCGGGTCGATTCTTGTCACTACCCGTACCTGAGAAATGTGCATCACGTGAGTATTTGTATAAGAAAAGATGGAAATTGGAGAAACAGGGATCGTTGGTAAAGCAGATTATATTTCGAAAGAACGATACGATCGTTATTtgttgaaacaaaaatcatgtTAGGTTCGTCGCCTAAAATCCGCGCTTGACGCTCCTGCGCATTGAAGTCTCTTGTTACAAACGAAGTTCATCGAACCGAGGCTCACGTTCGTGTGAGCAGCTCTCGAAAAATCCCTACCTAATTTGCATATTTGGAACACACTCCAGGCCAGCAACCAGACGCGCCGGTCACGCCCAGCTCGAAAGATTAACAACACCGGTTCGACAGACCTTGAGTTGGTTTGGCTGTGCCTTTGGGGACTCGAAGCACGCTGTGCGCAAAGCGACACGTCGGTGATTGCGAAGAAGCCGCCGGCTAAGAAAAAGGATGACCGTTGAAGAAGATCACCCCACACAGGTCTTAACCAATACGATTGCGCTAATTTGTTGGCTTTTAGGGTGTCCAGTTCGAATGGCGCCCATGATGATTCCCCGCGACTTCTGACTCCGGCCGGAGCGATCGGTTGGGCACGGGTGACGCGGGAAGCCCGGACTGTTCGGCTAGGTTCGGCAAATGTTTACTATTATGACAGATCCGCTTTTTCGTAAGCAACGGCATTTCATAATAAATTGGCACCATCTCTTGGGCACCATTTTGTGTTGGCAAGGAACGGACACGGCGGCGGACGGCGAGATGAATGCAAAGGGAACGAAGCATCGACAGTGTGCGCCCCATCGCTGGTAGAAGGGTGATGTCTAACAGTGTGAGTAtgcgcgtgcgcgcgcgcgtttgacATAAATGAACTGCAAACCATCACCTTGTGTGTGATGGCAGCAAGATGATTTCGAGGCCCTCGTCATCCCTATGACCGGAGGCTGTTTTCGTCTTGCAGTTCGCAGTGAGCCAGGCCGTCGTACGCTGTTTTTCAGCTGGTACGTTTCGACCTTTATTTATCGGTGTTAATAAGCACGATTTCTTAATGCTGTGTCTGTGACCTGTAACGGTCGTGATGGTGACTTTTCTCCCCGTGCGAGTATGGTTCGCGCATTCCGCCAGTCGTTCGTTTCCGTTGCCCTCGTTCAGCTCCCCGTGGAGTTGCACCGTGCCTGCTGGAGGATGTGTGTGAGGCAATTCCCTGCACTGCCGAACTACATTAGCTACTGACACGAGCGAGTTGGTCGTATGATAACCGGACCAAGGCACTAGGGTACCATGTGAAGCGATCGGTGCGATCGTTGAGGGGAATGAGTGTGAGGTGCATTCAATAAAATAACAGGTACCGACTTATCGTCGTTGGCCTACTTATTATGGTGCCAGTTGGAGGGATGtagaaagaaagggaaagtgCTCCCGTTATGCAGCTATGCTTCGCAGCGAGCTGCCGAAAGTGAGAGTAACAATTCTACCAAATCATGATGAattggtaaaacaaaaagcttatTTATTGCTTGTGAGAGATCCCAGGAGCCGCTGCGAAACGATGGAGACACCGCTACTCGCTTACATTGTCTGCGAACGGGAATGCAAAAATCCATCTAATGCATGTTTGCACGTTTCGTGCCCTTCCAACGTGCAACGGCGCAAAGTAGATGATGCGTAGAAAAGTGtctttgatttatttgaaattGCCTGTGTGTCAGATGCTCAGGGCCGCGCTCAGTGGCGTCGCTCAAGGTGTCAAAATGGGACGGGCCGCTGCGCAAACAAAGATTGCGCAATGGAATCTTCAGTGGCTTTGGGGAACGGATTTCcggagggaaggaggggaaGGCGTTGCAGTGGAAGGCGGATGATATTGGGACAATAATAAACACCCAGCTAGCCCACAACCATCCAGTCAAGTCAGCGCCTCTCCTGGTCGGACGTCCAAACCACCGGtacactactaccaccacttgGCACATTTATCCCACAAAAAGTAAACCTGAAATGGTGCTTCATTAATAATTAATGAAGCACTTGAACTTTGCATCTTCACATAGAAATatggtaaaaaaagaagaacactTAGTACAAAACGCGACGATATTGATTGAGAGTTAATGAgtgagagggagggagagagcgagagtgagagaaaaaagaagtgAAGGGGAGAGGGACAGGTAGAGAGAGATATACCTCTCGATCGACGCTTATACAGACTTAGGCGCTCTCACAGGCAGTAAGATTTGGCATAGGAATTCGTGTTACGATGCGTGCTTGATCGTATCTTGACGAAGGCGATTACAAAGATTAGCCATCGGCACACGCCTGAGCACGATCACGGATCCGCCAGGTGTAGGGAATAAAATAACCGACAAACCACTACACTGCTACCGTTGACATTTAGTCAGGCAGCGCACAGTTACGTGCGATCCGCAGTGATCTTTACCTATTGGGGATGACAGACGTGCTGAGTTGAGCTACGATCAAGGATAGGTATAATTGGtaactttttctcttttgtttgctCGCACCATTCCCATCCGCAGGTCCGAAGCAATTCAGCTACCGTGGACACAACTACTTCTACAGTGCCCATGTTCCGGCACTTGCTGACAAGCGAGTGGACTGGCTGGATGGTCGCAACATCTGCCGCGAGTACTGCATGGATCTGGTGTCGCTGGAAACGCAGGAGGAGAACAACCTGATCTTCCGATTGATCCAGCAGAACGACGTGCCATACATCTGGACCGCGGGACGTCTGTGCGACTTCAAGGGCTGCGAGGGCCGCCCGGATCTGGAGCCAAAGAACATCTACGGTTGGTTCTGGTCGAACAACCGTGAGAAGATTCACGCCACCAACCAGATTCCGAACGGTTGGGGATACAATCCGTGGAGCAAATCGGGCCACAAGAAGATCCCGCAGCCGGATAACGCCGAGTTCGATATCAACCAGACGACCGAGTCTTGTCTGTCGATCCTGAACAATGTGTACAACGATGGTATCGGCTGGCACGATGTGGCCTGCTACCACGAGAAGCCGGTCGTGTGTGAAGATTCCGAGGAGCTGCTGAACTACGTGAGCGCCACCAATCCGGGAATCCGTCTGTAAGATGGAACGCACCGGTTGGCCGACGCTTGTCGTGGAAGAGCATTAGAACTGCCTGGTAATGGTGAAACTGCCTCGAAGCGCACCATCAACTCGAGGAATCAAACACTCCTCCTTTCTTTCTCCTATCCAACTCATGTTGCTACTATACTGCTCATCGTGGAAAGGCGTAGTACGTTTCCTCATTTAGTAGATCAATGTTGCAGAAAACGTCCAGTGTTGTAAATTTGTCTgtttaagaagaagaaaatatgcATTACAATGAAAGCGAACGAAGCAATCGATTCAACACCTTTCCAAATCGCTCGAACGCAATTCATCCTTATTCCCAAGCATTGAATTTGTGTCCTAACACTACGGTAAATTATAAAACGTTGAATATAATGCTACTTTCTCCGATCCTTTCACCATTTGTTCCACTCGACTATAAAATTTCCAACAGGTAATCTAAAGTAATCACGCTGAAAGTAAATCAACAtccatacacaaatacacacaagcaCTCACTGGAATACATGTAAAATGTTTTCTAAATGTATATTTATTGAATAAATAGACTTTTTaagaaataatacaaaacattGACTGTTTCATTCATTGAAATCAAGGTAATCCGAAATGACATCTGCATATGCATTTAGTATTCAAGTGATATAAGGCCTGGCATAACTTTTCTAAAgttgtgatttatttatttatttatttatcattcCCCTAACATCTCCCTTGATCCAGTGTCGCCAaaattgaagattaataaaatgttttctttaaatgtgttggtcgttaaattaaaattaaagtgATTGGACCATGTATTGAATTGTCATAGTTAG
Coding sequences within:
- the LOC120902171 gene encoding uncharacterized protein LOC120902171, with the protein product MKLLLLVVASLVAVCLAEPKPAINEVKSNQPLQKPGRFLSLPVPEKCASRPKQFSYRGHNYFYSAHVPALADKRVDWLDGRNICREYCMDLVSLETQEENNLIFRLIQQNDVPYIWTAGRLCDFKGCEGRPDLEPKNIYGWFWSNNREKIHATNQIPNGWGYNPWSKSGHKKIPQPDNAEFDINQTTESCLSILNNVYNDGIGWHDVACYHEKPVVCEDSEELLNYVSATNPGIRL